A part of Rickettsia canadensis str. McKiel genomic DNA contains:
- the holA gene encoding DNA polymerase III subunit delta: protein MKFYFSQIKRLFALITAGKIRALLLYGPDKGYIEKICKHLVKSLNMLQTSIEYTELNIASLEILLNSPNFFGQKELIKVRSVGNSIDQNLKIILSRDYINFPVFIGEEMTSSSSFRKFFETEEYLAATACYHDDEVKIERIILDKVGKTNKIISKEANAYLKAHLKGDHNLVCNEINKLIYFVHDRKEITLNDVLEVISSEITANGSDLAIYFSKKDYSNFLQELDILKKQNINEVLMIRALIRHYLNLYIVLSKVKNGECLELAIKSLSPPIFYQYINDFTKIASSLSLAECLETLKLLQQAEVEYKLNPASFDLLQKIYTR, encoded by the coding sequence ATGAAATTTTATTTTTCACAAATTAAGCGATTATTTGCACTAATAACAGCTGGAAAAATTAGAGCTCTTTTACTATATGGTCCTGATAAAGGTTATATAGAAAAAATTTGTAAGCACTTAGTAAAAAGCTTAAATATGCTACAAACTTCTATAGAATATACAGAACTTAATATTGCATCTTTAGAGATATTGCTTAATTCACCTAATTTTTTTGGTCAAAAAGAATTAATTAAAGTTAGATCGGTCGGGAATTCAATCGATCAGAATTTAAAAATAATTCTAAGCCGTGATTATATAAATTTTCCTGTATTTATAGGTGAGGAAATGACTTCTAGTTCAAGCTTCAGAAAATTTTTTGAAACGGAAGAATATTTAGCGGCAACCGCTTGTTATCATGATGATGAAGTAAAAATTGAAAGAATTATTTTAGATAAAGTAGGAAAAACTAATAAAATTATAAGTAAAGAAGCTAATGCTTATTTAAAAGCTCACCTAAAAGGTGATCATAATCTAGTTTGTAACGAAATAAATAAATTGATATATTTTGTTCATGATCGAAAAGAAATTACTTTAAACGACGTCCTAGAAGTTATAAGTAGCGAAATTACGGCAAACGGTAGCGATTTAGCAATATATTTTTCAAAAAAAGATTATAGTAATTTTCTGCAAGAGCTTGATATATTAAAAAAACAAAATATCAATGAAGTTTTAATGATCAGAGCCTTAATAAGGCATTACTTAAATTTATATATAGTGTTATCGAAAGTAAAAAACGGTGAGTGTTTGGAACTTGCAATAAAATCATTATCACCACCAATTTTTTATCAGTATATTAATGATTTTACAAAAATAGCAAGTAGTCTTAGCCTAGCTGAATGTTTAGAGACTTTAAAACTGCTGCAGCAAGCAGAGGTAGAATATAAGCTAAACCCTGCTAGCTTTGATTTACTCCAAAAAATTTATACTCGATGA
- a CDS encoding cytochrome c oxidase subunit 3, giving the protein MSQKIILNNSHPITKSHLFHVVDPSPWPVLTSFALLLLVIGSVSFMHGYKFNVYILSAGVISVVYCLYSWWRDVVKEGIVEHQHTIPVRKGLQIGMALFILTEIVFFGVFFASFFKSSLSPVGLLDGVWVVKQGVWPPPTIKTFDPFDIPFINTLILLLSGTTVTWAHYALEEKNQKDCVTALALTILLGIFFTTMQAYEYYHAAFKFTDGIYASNFYLATGFHGAHVIIGTIFLIVCYFRAKRGDFTTEGNGHLGFKFAAWYWHFIDLVWLFLFTFVYIFGS; this is encoded by the coding sequence ATGAGTCAAAAAATAATTTTAAATAATTCACATCCTATTACAAAATCACACTTATTCCATGTAGTAGACCCAAGCCCTTGGCCTGTCCTAACATCTTTTGCTTTACTTCTTTTGGTTATAGGCAGTGTCTCGTTTATGCATGGCTACAAATTTAATGTATATATTTTATCTGCAGGAGTTATTTCAGTAGTTTACTGTTTATATTCTTGGTGGCGAGACGTAGTAAAAGAAGGAATAGTAGAACACCAACATACAATACCGGTTAGAAAAGGTTTACAAATAGGTATGGCGTTATTTATCTTAACGGAAATAGTATTTTTTGGTGTATTTTTTGCTTCTTTTTTTAAATCAAGTCTATCACCTGTAGGTCTTTTAGATGGTGTATGGGTTGTAAAGCAAGGCGTTTGGCCTCCGCCTACAATTAAAACTTTTGATCCGTTTGATATTCCTTTTATCAATACTTTAATACTACTCTTATCAGGCACTACCGTTACTTGGGCTCACTACGCCTTAGAGGAAAAAAATCAAAAAGATTGTGTAACTGCACTAGCTCTTACTATATTGCTTGGAATATTTTTTACAACTATGCAAGCATATGAATATTATCATGCAGCGTTTAAATTTACAGATGGCATATATGCTTCTAATTTTTATTTAGCCACGGGTTTTCATGGTGCTCATGTAATTATAGGTACTATATTTCTAATAGTTTGTTATTTTAGAGCAAAAAGAGGAGATTTTACTACAGAAGGTAATGGACATTTAGGATTTAAATTTGCTGCATGGTATTGGCATTTTATTGACCTGGTTTGGTTATTTTTATTTACGTTTGTTTATATATTTGGCAGTTAA
- a CDS encoding TrbC/VirB2 family protein: MNFHIRELNEELINYKLSLRILFTILSVAIIIVAFDSLGSSSDPVGDTLCKLIKVFRGNTAKGIAVVGIIVLGIQTLRGKLQWEVALVVVTAIIILFKAPDIVNMVSSDTNSSNCGVS; the protein is encoded by the coding sequence ATGAACTTTCATATTCGTGAATTAAACGAAGAATTAATCAATTATAAGCTATCGTTACGCATATTATTTACTATTCTAAGCGTGGCTATTATTATAGTAGCTTTTGACAGTTTAGGTAGTAGTAGCGATCCTGTAGGTGATACATTGTGTAAGTTAATTAAAGTATTCAGAGGCAATACTGCAAAAGGTATAGCTGTTGTTGGTATAATTGTTCTGGGAATTCAAACATTAAGAGGAAAATTGCAGTGGGAAGTAGCTTTAGTGGTAGTTACTGCAATTATTATATTATTTAAAGCTCCTGATATTGTTAATATGGTATCAAGCGATACTAATAGCTCAAATTGTGGTGTTTCCTAA
- a CDS encoding demethoxyubiquinone hydroxylase family protein, giving the protein MPRPDFSDPHKQIHEIIRVNHAGEYGATRIYQGQLKYIKSQNDYILIKEMLDHEEIHLNFFEKKLLEKKVRPTILLFLWHYYGFLLGALSSLMGIKTAMLITESVEEVIEKHYEQQINDWHGLGCEQELLDNITKFRLDEIEHKNIAIMHDSTKTIFAEISSKVVKIICRISIILSKKI; this is encoded by the coding sequence ATGCCAAGACCTGATTTTTCTGACCCTCATAAACAAATTCATGAAATTATTAGAGTTAATCATGCTGGAGAGTATGGTGCAACAAGAATTTATCAAGGGCAGCTAAAATATATTAAATCTCAAAATGATTATATTTTGATTAAAGAAATGCTTGATCACGAAGAGATACATTTAAATTTTTTTGAAAAAAAATTATTAGAAAAAAAAGTAAGACCCACGATTTTATTATTTTTGTGGCATTATTACGGATTTTTACTTGGTGCTTTATCTTCCTTGATGGGAATAAAAACGGCAATGCTTATTACCGAGAGTGTAGAAGAAGTAATAGAAAAACATTATGAACAGCAAATAAATGATTGGCATGGCCTAGGTTGCGAACAAGAATTATTAGATAATATAACTAAATTTCGACTTGATGAAATTGAACATAAAAATATTGCTATAATGCATGATAGCACTAAGACAATATTTGCAGAAATAAGTAGTAAAGTAGTGAAGATAATTTGTCGTATTTCTATAATTTTAAGCAAGAAAATTTAG